The Streptomyces sp. JB150 genomic interval CCACCCAGAGGGTGAGCAGCCGCTGGTGCAGGTCGTGAGTACGCCGCTCGGGGCGCTCGCGCCAGGTCTTCGCGACCGGACCGATCATGCCGCCCTCGCGCGGGAGGCGCATACCGCCGATGGCGACGCGTTCGTTGTTGAGGGTGGTCTGCGCGACCCGCCAGCCGTCGCCGGCCTCACCGAGGCGGTGGGCGTCGGGGATGCGCACGTCGGTGAGGAACACCTCGTTGAACTCGGCCTCGCCGGTGATCTGCCGCAGCGGGCGGACCTCGACGCCGGGGTCGGTCATGTCGCACAGGAAGTAGGTGATGCCCCGGTGCTTGGGCACGTCCGGGTCGGTACGGGCGATGAGGATGGCCCAGCGCGCGAGGTGGGCGCTGGAGGTCCACACCTTCTGGCCGTTGACGACCCAGTGGTCGCCCTCACGGACGGCGCGGGTGCCGAGCGCGGCGAGGTCGGAGCCGGCGCCGGGCTCGCTGAACAGCTGGCACCACACCTCCTCGCCGGTCCACAGCGGCTTCAGGAAGCGCTTCTTCTGCTCCTCGGTGCCGTACTGGAGGATCGTCGGGGCGGCCATGCCGAGGCCGATGCCGATGCGGCGCGGGTCGTTGTCGGGGGCGCCCGCGGCCTCGAGTTCGGCGTCGACGACGGCCTGGAGGGAGCGCGGGGCGCCCAGTCCGCCGAGGCCTTCGGGGAAGTGCACCCAGGCGAGCCCCGCGTCGAAGCGGGCCCGCAGGAAGTCCAGCCGGCCGGTTGTGGCGGGCGGGTGCGCGGCCAGGAACTCCCGGGTGCGGCGGCGCAGTTCGGCGGCGTCGGTCATGCGGGCTCCTTCATCACGACGGCGATCCGGCCGGTGCTGCGGCCGTCCGCGACCTTCTGCACGGCGGCCGCGGCCCCGGCGAGCGGCACGCGCTCGCTGACCAGCGGCTTGATCGCGCCGCGGGCGGCCAGCTCGGTGAGCTGGTCGTGGCAGTGCCGCACCAGCTTCGGGTTCTTGGTGTTGTACAGGCCCCAGTGCAGTCCGAGGACCGAGTAGTTCTTCACCAGGGCGTGGTTGAGGGCGGGGCTCGGAATGGTGCCGCTGGCGAAGCCGACGACCACGATCCGACCCTCGAAGGCGACCGTCTTGGCGGACTGGGTGTAGGCCTCGCCGCCGACCGGGTCGTAGATCACGTCGGCGCCGCGGCCGCCGGTGGCCTCCTTGACGGCGGCGACGACGTCCTCGGCGCGCCGGTCGATCACCACGTCACAGCCCAGCTCGCGGGCGACGGCGGCCTTGTCCGCGCCGCCGACGACCCCGATGACGGTGGCGCCGGCCGCCTTGCCGAGCTGGACGGCCGCGCTGCCGACACCGCCGGCGGCGGCGTGCACGAGCAGCGTCTCGCCGGCTTCCAGCCCGGCCCGGCGGTGCAGGCCGAACCAGCCGGTCTGGTAACCGATGTGCAGGGCGGCCGCCTCCGCGTCGTCCAGCGACTC includes:
- a CDS encoding acyl-CoA dehydrogenase family protein, encoding MTDAAELRRRTREFLAAHPPATTGRLDFLRARFDAGLAWVHFPEGLGGLGAPRSLQAVVDAELEAAGAPDNDPRRIGIGLGMAAPTILQYGTEEQKKRFLKPLWTGEEVWCQLFSEPGAGSDLAALGTRAVREGDHWVVNGQKVWTSSAHLARWAILIARTDPDVPKHRGITYFLCDMTDPGVEVRPLRQITGEAEFNEVFLTDVRIPDAHRLGEAGDGWRVAQTTLNNERVAIGGMRLPREGGMIGPVAKTWRERPERRTHDLHQRLLTLWVEAEVARLAGERLRQQLVAGQPGPEGAGMKLGFARLNQAISGLEVELLGEEGLGYDDWTMRRPEHVDFTGREAGYRYLRSKGNSIEGGTSEVLLNIVAERVLGLPAEPRTDKDVAWKDLAR
- a CDS encoding NADPH:quinone oxidoreductase family protein, translated to MQAWHVHENGEPSEVMRLAEAERPTPGDGQVLVRVRAANINFPDALLCRGQYQVRPPLPFTPGVEICGETEDGCRVIGNPALPYGGFAEYAVADAAALLPAPESLDDAEAAALHIGYQTGWFGLHRRAGLEAGETLLVHAAAGGVGSAAVQLGKAAGATVIGVVGGADKAAVARELGCDVVIDRRAEDVVAAVKEATGGRGADVIYDPVGGEAYTQSAKTVAFEGRIVVVGFASGTIPSPALNHALVKNYSVLGLHWGLYNTKNPKLVRHCHDQLTELAARGAIKPLVSERVPLAGAAAAVQKVADGRSTGRIAVVMKEPA